A window of Campylobacter lari subsp. lari contains these coding sequences:
- a CDS encoding bifunctional glycosyltransferase/CDP-glycerol:glycerophosphate glycerophosphotransferase: MSILKKTKKLFKDPKLFFKDAIEKKVFWLSGIYNKYLPKKHKGFTQYTIISAVYNVEKYLDDYFNSIINQRLDFKKNIFMILVDDGSTDNSASIVKKYQKKYPKNIVYLYKENGGQASARNLGLKYMQENNYKTPWVTFTDPDDFLDRNYFYEVDKFLSTHQDDDICMIGCNIKIYRDETGVLQEHFTNFQFTSNLYEKISSMKWGITTSTRSFFSYNIILTNNILFEEGFSSFEDAQFVLMYLVLNNTKNIALLRDALYFARKRKGSTTNLQVKTTHYYIDSLTRTINVFCGISKLNNIPLYVQNSILAHLVFNIKDLINSPEKLSFMSKNEKQRYLELLDQNFSYIDTETILNFNLAGLYFDKKVGILNCFKNEKPPFQITYIEDYDPYKEQILITYYTGDDKDIESIRIDNEVIYADYEKIVKYDFLDRVFCYQKRLWVSIPIDIKGKLEFFIDGIKTRITFNKKQLQNVNIQDIRKEFQKRLPKSNIWLLMDRDYEADDNAEHLYRYIMQNHPEQEIVFALRKESSDWKRLEKERFNLIEFGSFEFERIIKKASKVISSHCDAYLGRYLKQFNKDFIFLQHGVTFASDVSAWFNCNPWIKMITVANTLEWHNIADNYSRYKFGKKEVLLTGFARHDSLLKKSKKENKQILIMPTWRKNIVGNVIPNTGIREINLEFLECEYFKKWKSVIQSSQLEQLVKKYDYKIYFFPHFQIRPYLSYFQVPSYIQVDVRNNGMSLQNIFANVDLMITDYSTACSEMAIQNKPTIFYQFDEEENLQGIHHQRDYNFDYRKNGFGPVINNESELMVKLDELLNNKCELDDFYSKNITQTFIHRDIESCSRIYNSIIKMSKQEHNKAFATKEKALLAQNKQLYYEAFEKWLNIIKNDFISEDVVYNFAFCAYNSSCYIFVKEFIEDQQSIEKYCIKTKIEILKNLVEIKDVKNVFILAEQLLEGEAIIQFKLRYSLYIDNEELFYENYKILINDFAKSKESIFEKLLLFQSSLISRAFEQNNSKKYNCFENFFKEII; the protein is encoded by the coding sequence ATGTCTATTTTAAAAAAAACAAAAAAATTATTTAAAGACCCAAAACTATTCTTCAAAGATGCTATAGAAAAAAAAGTTTTTTGGTTGAGCGGTATATATAACAAATACCTTCCCAAAAAACACAAAGGTTTTACTCAATACACAATAATCTCCGCTGTATATAATGTAGAAAAATATTTAGATGATTATTTTAATTCTATCATAAATCAAAGACTTGATTTTAAAAAAAATATCTTTATGATATTAGTGGATGATGGTTCTACTGATAATTCTGCAAGTATTGTTAAAAAATATCAAAAAAAATATCCAAAAAATATTGTTTATCTTTACAAAGAAAATGGTGGTCAAGCTAGTGCTAGAAATTTGGGCTTAAAATATATGCAAGAAAATAATTATAAAACCCCTTGGGTTACTTTTACTGACCCAGATGATTTTTTAGATAGAAATTATTTTTATGAAGTAGATAAATTTTTATCAACTCATCAAGATGATGATATTTGTATGATAGGGTGTAATATAAAAATATATCGAGATGAAACAGGAGTGCTTCAAGAACATTTTACAAATTTTCAATTCACCTCAAATTTATATGAAAAAATATCTTCTATGAAATGGGGTATAACAACATCAACGAGATCTTTTTTTAGCTATAATATTATTTTAACAAATAATATTTTATTTGAAGAAGGTTTTAGCTCTTTTGAGGATGCACAGTTTGTTTTGATGTATTTAGTATTAAATAATACAAAAAATATAGCTCTTCTTCGAGATGCATTATATTTTGCAAGAAAGAGAAAAGGATCAACAACCAATCTTCAAGTTAAAACAACTCATTATTATATAGACTCTTTGACTAGAACAATTAATGTTTTTTGTGGAATTTCCAAGTTAAATAACATCCCATTATATGTCCAAAATTCTATTTTAGCACATCTAGTTTTTAATATCAAAGATCTAATCAACTCTCCTGAAAAATTATCTTTTATGAGTAAAAATGAAAAACAAAGATATTTAGAACTACTAGATCAAAATTTTTCCTATATAGATACCGAAACAATTCTTAATTTTAATTTAGCAGGCTTATATTTTGACAAAAAAGTAGGTATTTTAAATTGCTTTAAAAATGAAAAACCACCATTTCAAATAACTTATATAGAAGATTATGATCCTTATAAAGAGCAAATTTTAATTACTTATTACACTGGAGATGATAAAGATATAGAAAGCATTAGAATAGATAATGAAGTAATATATGCAGATTATGAAAAGATAGTTAAATACGATTTTTTAGATAGAGTATTTTGCTACCAAAAAAGATTGTGGGTTTCTATACCTATTGATATTAAGGGTAAATTGGAATTTTTTATAGATGGAATAAAGACCAGAATAACTTTTAATAAGAAGCAACTTCAGAATGTAAATATCCAAGATATCCGAAAAGAATTTCAAAAAAGATTACCAAAAAGTAATATTTGGCTTTTGATGGATAGAGATTATGAAGCAGATGATAATGCAGAACATTTATACAGATATATTATGCAAAATCATCCTGAGCAAGAAATAGTTTTTGCATTAAGAAAAGAAAGTTCAGACTGGAAAAGATTAGAAAAAGAAAGGTTTAATTTAATAGAATTTGGAAGTTTTGAATTTGAAAGAATTATAAAAAAAGCTTCAAAAGTTATTAGTTCTCATTGCGATGCTTATCTTGGAAGATATTTAAAACAGTTTAATAAGGATTTTATCTTCTTACAACATGGGGTAACATTTGCAAGTGATGTGTCTGCTTGGTTTAATTGTAATCCTTGGATTAAAATGATAACCGTTGCAAATACTTTAGAGTGGCATAATATAGCAGATAATTATAGTCGCTATAAATTTGGAAAAAAAGAAGTACTATTGACGGGTTTTGCAAGACATGATAGTCTTTTAAAAAAAAGTAAAAAAGAAAATAAACAAATCCTTATAATGCCAACATGGAGAAAAAATATAGTTGGCAATGTAATTCCTAATACAGGGATTAGAGAAATAAATTTGGAATTTTTAGAATGTGAGTATTTTAAAAAATGGAAAAGTGTTATACAAAGTTCTCAGCTTGAGCAGCTTGTGAAAAAATATGATTATAAAATTTATTTTTTTCCTCATTTTCAAATCCGTCCTTACCTATCTTATTTTCAAGTACCTTCTTATATTCAAGTGGATGTAAGAAATAATGGTATGAGTTTGCAAAATATTTTTGCTAATGTGGATCTTATGATAACTGATTATAGTACAGCATGTAGTGAAATGGCTATACAAAATAAACCTACTATTTTTTATCAATTTGATGAAGAAGAAAATTTACAAGGTATTCACCATCAAAGAGATTATAATTTTGATTATAGAAAAAATGGATTTGGACCAGTTATAAATAATGAATCAGAATTGATGGTAAAATTAGATGAGTTGCTTAATAACAAATGTGAGTTAGATGATTTTTATAGTAAAAATATTACACAAACTTTTATACATAGAGATATAGAGAGTTGTTCTAGAATTTATAATTCTATAATAAAAATGTCAAAACAGGAACACAATAAAGCGTTTGCTACAAAAGAAAAAGCTCTATTGGCACAGAATAAACAATTATATTATGAAGCATTTGAAAAATGGTTAAATATTATAAAAAATGATTTTATATCAGAAGATGTAGTGTATAATTTTGCTTTTTGTGCATATAATAGCAGCTGTTATATTTTTGTTAAAGAATTTATTGAAGATCAACAAAGCATAGAGAAATATTGCATTAAAACAAAGATAGAAATACTTAAAAATTTAGTCGAGATTAAAGACGTAAAAAATGTATTCATTTTGGCTGAACAGTTGTTGGAAGGTGAAGCAATTATTCAATTTAAATTAAGATATTCTTTATATATTGATAATGAAGAATTATTTTATGAAAATTATAAAATATTAATTAATGATTTTGCAAAAAGTAAAGAAAGTATTTTTGAGAAATTATTGTTATTTCAATCATCTTTGATAAGTCGAGCATTTGAGCAAAATAATAGTAAAAAATATAATTGTTTTGAAAATTTTTTTAAGGAAATTATATGA
- a CDS encoding sugar transferase, which yields MSMIIANRTDGTGSRLISLMNAMYLAKILNKQVKFTWKNYIPFTKDSDTNNFRKVENDNVSILGLCVESHTEIFSKNFIDKYFLESINGSIFRIDGKVYTNFDFFLKELKVNKYDYISVPLSDLSTRVFKDIDDLEYRKYMQNIWKDIEFSESVKKIVNMAKQTCMKFKDFICIHIRSGDAIYDYAEFRKFNLQSIYHATPCEIAIGIIQKNKDKNIVLVGDDLLSIRQIAKFCNFKNVFVMEDFRNSNQLSNMELFFYDVIFMSYAKILYGTNSAVVRLANYIGNQKFINNYSVFNEKELYDIIKENIEKFNTSNSQKAFSYFHLFIVSKKINISKENLIEFLEKALEYDYENDKYRIHLIDVLLNHNEFSKANEMLKTILLTRESEYLKTLFLKGWIGVVYSNLFDIYLKSSCLQYPYIAYVAMHILKFRVNLQIQTSNNTLNNTIKEKDSIIKSNITQLNQIQSKLSFQTKYGTAKTRIQNQLSYKLGQAMIVNSKSFLGYLIMPMALLSIMISHKQEQKVYQEKIKKVPSLKLPILEDYPDYKEALKLKNHLSYKLGQALIQANKTWYKGGYVKMWFEIRKLKRRELWQ from the coding sequence ATGAGCATGATTATAGCTAACAGAACAGATGGTACTGGTTCTAGATTGATATCTTTGATGAATGCTATGTATCTTGCTAAAATATTAAATAAACAAGTTAAATTTACATGGAAAAATTATATTCCCTTTACTAAAGATTCTGATACTAATAATTTTAGAAAAGTTGAAAATGATAATGTTAGTATTTTAGGATTATGTGTTGAGTCGCATACCGAAATATTTTCTAAAAATTTTATTGATAAATATTTTTTAGAGAGTATAAATGGTTCAATTTTTAGAATTGATGGTAAAGTTTATACAAATTTTGATTTTTTTTTAAAAGAATTAAAAGTTAATAAATATGATTATATTTCAGTACCTCTTTCTGATCTATCAACAAGAGTTTTTAAAGATATAGATGATTTAGAGTATAGAAAATATATGCAAAATATTTGGAAAGATATTGAATTTTCAGAATCTGTAAAAAAAATAGTTAATATGGCAAAGCAAACTTGTATGAAATTTAAAGATTTTATATGTATTCACATTAGAAGTGGTGATGCTATTTATGATTATGCTGAGTTTAGGAAATTTAATTTACAATCTATTTATCATGCAACACCATGTGAAATAGCTATCGGAATTATACAAAAAAATAAAGATAAAAATATTGTATTGGTTGGGGATGACTTGCTATCCATTCGTCAAATCGCTAAATTTTGTAACTTTAAAAATGTTTTTGTAATGGAAGATTTTAGAAATTCAAACCAACTTTCAAATATGGAATTATTCTTTTACGATGTAATATTCATGTCATATGCTAAAATATTGTATGGAACAAATTCCGCTGTTGTAAGACTAGCTAATTATATAGGAAATCAAAAATTTATTAATAATTATTCTGTTTTTAATGAAAAAGAGTTATATGATATTATAAAAGAAAATATAGAAAAATTTAATACATCTAACTCACAGAAAGCATTTAGCTATTTTCATTTATTTATAGTGTCTAAAAAAATAAATATTTCTAAAGAAAATTTAATCGAATTTTTGGAAAAAGCATTAGAGTATGATTATGAAAATGACAAATATAGAATACATCTTATTGATGTTTTATTAAATCATAATGAATTTTCAAAAGCAAATGAAATGTTAAAAACAATATTATTGACAAGAGAGAGCGAATATTTAAAAACTTTATTTTTAAAGGGATGGATAGGGGTTGTTTATTCTAATTTGTTTGATATATATTTAAAAAGTAGTTGTTTGCAATATCCTTATATTGCATATGTTGCTATGCATATTTTAAAATTTAGAGTGAATTTACAAATTCAAACTTCTAATAATACTCTTAACAATACTATCAAAGAAAAAGATAGTATTATAAAATCCAATATAACTCAACTCAATCAAATCCAATCTAAATTATCTTTCCAAACTAAATATGGCACAGCTAAAACAAGAATTCAAAACCAACTCTCTTATAAACTAGGTCAAGCTATGATAGTTAATTCTAAATCTTTCCTAGGTTACTTAATAATGCCTATGGCATTATTAAGTATAATGATTTCACATAAACAAGAACAAAAAGTCTATCAAGAAAAAATAAAAAAAGTTCCTTCTTTAAAACTACCTATATTAGAAGATTATCCTGATTACAAAGAAGCTTTAAAATTAAAAAATCATCTTTCTTATAAACTAGGACAAGCTCTTATACAAGCTAATAAAACTTGGTATAAGGGTGGATATGTTAAGATGTGGTTTGAGATTAGGAAATTGAAAAGGAGAGAATTATGGCAATAG
- a CDS encoding dTDP-4-dehydrorhamnose 3,5-epimerase family protein yields the protein MAIEFNIEESKKIKGLYIITPNKFKDLRGEIWTAFTEDLLGDIIPNGLKFKHDKFINSHFNVLRGIHGDIKTWKLVTCVYGEVHQVVVDCRKESPTYLKWEKFIINQDNQQLILLPPNMGNSHYVSSKDAVYYYKLAYDGEYLDAPDQFTYAWNDERIGIDWPTNSPILSERDILAVKKENK from the coding sequence ATGGCAATAGAATTTAATATAGAAGAATCAAAAAAAATAAAAGGTCTTTATATTATTACTCCGAATAAATTTAAAGATTTGAGGGGTGAAATTTGGACGGCTTTTACTGAAGATTTGCTAGGTGATATTATTCCAAACGGTTTAAAATTTAAACACGATAAATTTATAAATTCACATTTTAATGTTTTGCGTGGTATACATGGTGATATTAAGACATGGAAGCTTGTTACTTGTGTTTATGGTGAAGTGCATCAGGTTGTAGTTGATTGCAGGAAAGAATCGCCTACATATTTAAAATGGGAAAAATTTATTATTAATCAAGATAATCAGCAGTTAATTTTACTACCACCAAATATGGGAAATTCACACTATGTTAGTTCTAAAGATGCTGTTTATTACTATAAGCTTGCATATGATGGTGAGTATTTAGATGCACCTGATCAATTTACTTATGCTTGGAATGATGAAAGAATAGGTATTGATTGGCCAACAAATTCGCCAATTCTTTCAGAAAGAGATATTTTGGCTGTAAAAAAGGAAAATAAATGA
- a CDS encoding GDP-L-fucose synthase family protein, with amino-acid sequence MNKDSKIYIAGHTGLVGSALLNELKRQGYSNILVKTHRELDLLNQHDVDVFFREEKPDFVFFAAAKMGGMMEQIQRRADFLYLNLMMQTNIIQSSYIHNVKKMLYFGSICVYPEKAPLPIHEDSMLTGELQYINEPYALAKITGSKMCEFYNQQYNTNFISLMLTSIYGPNDNFNLETAHVFPAIFRKIYLGKLLNEKQYNSLLNELQIEYLEQAIEYLSKIGITENFVTLFGTGDPKREFIYIDDVVSAAIFSMCNIDYKDLKKDKNTHINVGTGVEFSIKEIAYEIAKVMEYDGDILFDSSKPDGTMRKIIDCSRINSYGWKCKNSLKEGIQKTYSWYLKQKNIIKK; translated from the coding sequence ATGAATAAGGATTCGAAAATTTATATTGCAGGGCATACAGGGTTAGTTGGATCTGCATTGCTAAATGAATTAAAAAGACAAGGATACTCTAATATATTAGTTAAAACACACAGAGAATTGGATTTATTAAATCAACATGATGTTGATGTTTTTTTTAGAGAAGAAAAACCAGATTTTGTATTCTTTGCTGCGGCAAAGATGGGTGGAATGATGGAACAAATTCAAAGAAGGGCAGATTTTCTATATTTGAATTTAATGATGCAAACAAATATTATACAAAGTTCTTATATACATAATGTAAAAAAAATGCTTTATTTTGGAAGTATTTGTGTTTATCCTGAAAAAGCACCTTTGCCTATTCATGAAGATAGTATGTTGACTGGAGAATTACAATATATTAATGAACCTTATGCCTTGGCCAAAATTACTGGTTCTAAGATGTGTGAATTTTACAATCAACAATATAATACAAATTTTATAAGCTTAATGCTTACATCTATATATGGTCCTAATGATAATTTTAATCTTGAAACAGCTCATGTTTTTCCAGCTATTTTTAGAAAAATTTATTTAGGAAAATTACTAAATGAAAAACAATATAATTCTTTATTAAATGAGCTTCAGATTGAATATCTAGAACAGGCAATAGAGTATTTATCTAAAATAGGAATTACTGAAAATTTTGTGACATTATTTGGTACTGGTGATCCAAAAAGAGAATTTATTTATATCGATGATGTGGTTTCAGCAGCTATTTTTTCTATGTGCAATATTGATTACAAGGATCTTAAAAAAGATAAAAATACACATATTAATGTTGGAACTGGGGTTGAATTTTCTATTAAGGAAATTGCTTATGAAATTGCTAAAGTTATGGAATATGATGGAGATATCTTGTTTGACTCTTCGAAGCCAGATGGCACTATGAGAAAAATCATAGATTGCTCTAGAATTAATTCTTATGGTTGGAAATGTAAGAATAGCTTAAAAGAGGGTATTCAAAAAACTTATAGTTGGTATTTAAAACAAAAAAATATTATAAAAAAGTAG
- a CDS encoding GDP-mannose 4,6-dehydratase: MRTVLITGFTGQVGSQMADFLLENTDYDIIGMMRWQEPMDNIYHLSDRINKKDRISIFYADLNDYSSIQKLFESKRPDVIFHLAAQSYPKTSFDIPIETLQTNIIGTANILENIRLLKDKDGYDPVVHVCSSSEVYGRAKVGIKLNEDTTFHGASPYSISKIGTDYLGRFYGEAYGIKTYVTRMGTHSGPRRSDVFFESTVAKQIALIEAGYQEPVIKVGNLSSVRTFQDARDAIRAYYLLSLESEKGKIPCGEAFNIAGEEAFKLPEVIDILLSFSTRKDIKVEQEEERLRPIDADYQMFDNTKIKSYINWKPEIPARQMFEDLLNHWRKEISMGRIPLNR, encoded by the coding sequence ATGAGAACAGTATTAATTACAGGCTTTACAGGTCAAGTTGGTTCGCAAATGGCGGACTTTTTGCTGGAAAACACAGATTATGATATTATAGGCATGATGCGTTGGCAAGAACCTATGGATAATATCTATCATTTAAGTGATAGGATTAACAAAAAAGATAGAATCAGTATTTTTTATGCTGATTTGAATGATTATTCGAGTATTCAAAAGCTTTTTGAGAGCAAAAGACCAGATGTAATTTTTCATTTAGCTGCGCAGTCTTACCCGAAAACTTCTTTTGATATACCTATAGAAACTTTGCAAACTAATATCATAGGTACAGCAAATATTTTAGAAAATATTAGATTATTAAAAGATAAAGATGGTTATGATCCTGTAGTGCATGTGTGTTCTTCTAGTGAAGTTTATGGTAGGGCAAAAGTAGGTATTAAGTTAAATGAAGATACAACTTTTCATGGTGCGAGTCCTTATAGTATAAGTAAAATCGGTACGGACTATTTGGGAAGATTTTACGGTGAGGCTTATGGTATAAAAACTTATGTCACTAGAATGGGAACTCATAGTGGCCCAAGACGCTCTGATGTATTTTTTGAAAGTACTGTTGCAAAACAAATCGCATTGATTGAAGCAGGTTATCAAGAACCAGTTATTAAAGTAGGAAATTTATCAAGCGTAAGAACTTTTCAAGATGCCAGAGATGCTATAAGGGCTTATTATTTACTTTCATTAGAAAGTGAAAAAGGAAAAATTCCTTGTGGTGAAGCTTTTAATATAGCAGGTGAAGAAGCTTTTAAACTTCCTGAGGTTATCGACATACTTTTGAGTTTTTCTACAAGAAAAGACATCAAGGTAGAACAAGAAGAAGAAAGATTGCGTCCTATTGATGCAGATTATCAAATGTTTGACAATACTAAAATCAAAAGCTATATCAACTGGAAGCCAGAAATTCCAGCTAGGCAGATGTTTGAAGATTTACTAAATCATTGGAGAAAAGAAATCTCTATGGGTAGAATTCCACTTAATAGGTAG
- the hddA gene encoding D-glycero-D-manno-heptose 7-phosphate kinase, whose product MMIIRSQTPLRLGLAGGGTDINLYCDQYVGYVLNATISLYVHCTLVERNDEKIIFDSSDTNIKVEYKSKDFLENDGKLDLYKAIYNRLVRDYVKKPLSFSLHTYSDVPSGSGLGGSSTLVVGIIKAFAEWLNLPLGEYEIARLAYEIEREDMAIVGGAQDQYAATFGGFNFMEFYDQKRVIVNPLRIKNWIASELEARVLLYFTNITREAKDIEEHKKGKLGDKNSLNAMHAIKQDALNMKEALFRADFDKIAQILGKSWQSKKIISDIVSNDELERIYHLAMENGAYSGKTSGAGAGGFMFFMVDPIKKYKLKKILNDQQGYVQEFYFTKEGAKSWKI is encoded by the coding sequence ATCATGATAATTCGTTCTCAAACCCCATTGCGTTTAGGTTTGGCTGGTGGAGGTACTGATATAAATTTATATTGTGATCAGTATGTAGGTTATGTTTTAAATGCGACGATATCTTTGTATGTGCATTGTACTTTAGTAGAAAGAAATGATGAAAAAATCATCTTTGATTCTTCGGATACAAATATAAAAGTAGAATATAAAAGTAAAGATTTTTTAGAGAATGATGGTAAACTAGATCTTTATAAAGCAATTTATAATCGTTTAGTAAGAGATTATGTTAAAAAACCTTTAAGTTTTTCATTACATACTTATTCAGATGTACCAAGTGGTAGCGGGCTTGGTGGTAGCTCTACTTTGGTGGTGGGTATTATCAAAGCATTTGCTGAGTGGCTGAATTTGCCTTTAGGTGAGTATGAGATCGCACGTTTGGCGTATGAGATTGAGCGAGAAGATATGGCTATAGTAGGCGGTGCACAAGATCAATACGCTGCAACTTTTGGTGGGTTTAACTTTATGGAATTTTATGATCAAAAAAGAGTGATAGTTAATCCTTTGCGCATTAAAAATTGGATAGCAAGTGAACTTGAGGCTAGAGTTTTACTTTATTTTACAAATATCACCAGAGAAGCTAAAGATATAGAAGAACATAAAAAAGGAAAACTAGGAGATAAAAATTCACTTAATGCTATGCATGCAATAAAACAAGATGCGCTAAATATGAAAGAAGCATTATTTAGAGCTGATTTTGATAAAATAGCTCAAATCCTAGGTAAATCATGGCAGTCAAAAAAGATCATTTCTGATATAGTAAGTAATGATGAGCTTGAGAGAATTTATCACTTAGCCATGGAAAATGGTGCCTATAGTGGCAAAACAAGTGGAGCTGGTGCTGGAGGGTTTATGTTTTTTATGGTTGATCCTATAAAAAAATATAAACTTAAAAAAATTCTAAATGATCAACAAGGATATGTGCAAGAATTCTACTTCACCAAAGAAGGAGCAAAGTCATGGAAAATTTAA
- the gmhA2 gene encoding D-sedoheptulose 7-phosphate isomerase has product MENLNLYIKSHFSDSIDIKTKILNDNDMISLIKEVSLKVINAYKNGNKTLLAGNGGSAADAQHIAGEFVSRFYFDRPGIASIALSTDTSILTAIGNDYGYENLFARQVQAQGVSGDVFIGISTSGNSKNILKALEICKEKGILSIGLTGTSGGTMNELCDYCIKVPSTCTPRIQEAHILIGHIICAIVEEELFGKGFDCKL; this is encoded by the coding sequence ATGGAAAATTTAAATTTATATATAAAATCTCATTTTAGTGATTCAATTGATATTAAAACTAAGATTTTAAATGATAATGATATGATCAGTTTGATTAAAGAGGTATCTTTAAAAGTGATCAATGCTTATAAAAATGGCAATAAAACTTTACTAGCAGGCAATGGAGGAAGTGCAGCTGATGCACAGCATATAGCTGGGGAGTTTGTGAGTAGATTTTACTTTGACAGACCTGGTATTGCAAGTATTGCTTTAAGTACTGATACGAGTATTTTAACAGCCATTGGTAATGACTATGGTTATGAAAATTTATTTGCAAGACAAGTACAAGCACAAGGTGTGAGTGGAGATGTATTTATAGGAATTTCTACAAGTGGAAATAGTAAAAATATCTTAAAAGCTTTAGAAATTTGTAAAGAAAAAGGAATTTTAAGCATAGGTTTAACCGGAACTAGTGGTGGTACTATGAATGAACTTTGTGATTATTGTATTAAAGTGCCATCAACTTGTACACCAAGGATTCAAGAAGCGCATATTTTGATAGGGCATATCATCTGTGCTATAGTAGAAGAAGAGCTTTTTGGTAAGGGATTTGATTGCAAGCTATAG
- the hddC gene encoding D-glycero-D-manno-heptose 1-phosphate guanosyltransferase, giving the protein MQAIVLAGGLGTRLKSVVQDLPKPMAPINGKPFLAFVLEYLKKQGITEVILSVSYKYELIQECFKDEFEGMKIRYNIEKELLGTGGAIKDALKLIQNQAYVLNGDTIFDIDLKKLVLNDSKICIALKQMQNFDRYGTVNVNDQGIVISFEEKVFKKQGLINGGAYLLKKDLFDEFDLEKKFSFEEFLQVNHKILEIQTQIFDDYFIDIGIPEDYYLFYSRFKEF; this is encoded by the coding sequence TTGCAAGCTATAGTTTTAGCAGGAGGTCTTGGCACAAGGTTAAAAAGCGTAGTGCAAGATCTTCCAAAGCCTATGGCGCCTATTAATGGAAAACCATTTTTAGCCTTTGTTTTAGAGTATTTAAAAAAACAAGGAATCACTGAAGTTATTCTAAGTGTTTCATATAAATATGAACTCATCCAAGAGTGCTTTAAAGATGAATTTGAAGGTATGAAAATACGCTATAATATTGAAAAAGAGCTTTTAGGTACAGGTGGAGCTATAAAAGATGCTTTGAAATTGATACAAAATCAAGCTTATGTTTTAAATGGTGATACTATATTTGATATTGATCTAAAAAAACTTGTTTTAAATGATAGTAAAATTTGCATCGCGCTAAAGCAAATGCAAAATTTTGATCGGTATGGTACTGTAAATGTTAATGATCAAGGGATTGTAATATCTTTTGAAGAAAAGGTATTTAAAAAACAAGGTTTAATCAATGGTGGTGCATACTTGCTGAAAAAAGATTTGTTTGATGAATTTGATTTGGAGAAAAAATTTTCTTTTGAAGAATTTTTGCAAGTAAATCATAAGATATTAGAAATACAAACTCAAATTTTTGATGATTATTTTATTGATATTGGGATACCTGAGGATTATTATTTATTTTATTCTAGATTTAAGGAATTTTAA